A window of Sphingobacterium sp. SRCM116780 contains these coding sequences:
- a CDS encoding carboxypeptidase regulatory-like domain-containing protein, translated as MKKPLLFFALVLASYGTIHAQVTTSSVTGIVKESSGQITSGATIKATHEPSGTVYSGSANAAGRFNLANMRVGGPYKVEVTFVGQQPIVYNDVYLQLGQPFILNPVFGESSTSLDEVVVTGRAIKSEKNGTATVVGRQQIDNLPSISRSINDLTRLSPQANGTAIGGGNYRSNNFTVDGANFNNQFGIGQNMPANGSPISIDAIEQVVVNVTPFDVRQSGFTGAAVNAVTRSGRNQFFGSAFYTGRSDQQQGTRVKDKQVPFNDMHEKQYGVSLGGPIIKDKLFFFVNLEQNKTTEPGPTKIADDENNRMYGQGNTNIARPTSQFMNEVHDYLISKYGYDPGAYQGYSNKSNNDKLFAKIDWNISNNHKINFRYNQVKGKSPATISNSFTGSGVSNLSRTGTNALSFSNSNYFQETNLYSGVVEYTGKWGNTNNTVRVAYVNQNEPRSSAGADFPLVDVKEGDNIITTFGYEPFTYGNLRDVETLTAYWDGNYALGKHDFTYGVQYETSKTKNGFQRFGAGYYLFNSWDDFVNGNKPANYALTYPLTADGSQAFPSFRFDQFSFFAQDQYTVNSKLKLTGGIRLELPTYPDVSEMKTHPLVADLTFANGLKLNTGAMPKSRLMVSPRIGFNYDALGDRSLIVRGGTGIFTGRIPFVWIVAQSGDAGMLQATKIFQASEMPNFSPDIKANYPSTIPEAGTIIPSNISAMDKDLKFPSAWKSSLAVDYTLPWGIQATVEAIYNKDINAVVAKNVNLVDPTRLNIAGYNDNRYIYPSATADKYINKLTSAGQVTPGATGRFDPTYMTNANGGHYYSVTFQLQKNNWNGFNGSIAYTHSGAKNFGDGAGDQIANLWSIPPTNTGNPNDPSLGFTTNVVPNRLVGMLSYKNNWIGKLNTAMTLFYSGSSTGRMSYVYGGDFNRDNNSNNNDLIYVPKDASEINFVNIPASQAGAGKNYAEAYTAEQQSKMFFDMIDGDDYLKSRKGKYAERNGGTMPWRNQFDFRLSQEIVKNIGGGKNGLEFYWDVFNIGNLFNSSWGIYKSSNTLLLRPQNTSALTPDGTVKPNFQIGYNNGDAIKSTTYVNESITSTYYMQFGVKFTFN; from the coding sequence ATGAAAAAACCTTTACTCTTTTTTGCACTTGTTTTAGCAAGTTATGGTACTATTCACGCTCAGGTAACCACGAGTAGTGTAACGGGTATTGTGAAAGAATCTTCGGGCCAGATTACATCTGGAGCTACCATTAAGGCAACGCATGAACCATCTGGTACTGTGTATTCAGGTTCTGCAAACGCAGCAGGACGTTTCAATTTAGCCAATATGCGTGTGGGTGGACCTTACAAAGTTGAGGTTACATTTGTAGGACAACAACCGATCGTTTACAATGATGTTTACTTGCAATTGGGACAACCATTCATTCTTAATCCTGTCTTCGGAGAATCTTCAACAAGCTTAGATGAGGTTGTTGTAACAGGAAGAGCGATTAAAAGTGAAAAGAATGGAACGGCTACAGTTGTAGGTCGTCAACAAATTGATAATCTCCCTTCTATTTCTAGAAGTATCAATGATTTAACAAGATTGTCACCACAAGCGAATGGTACTGCAATTGGAGGAGGTAATTACCGATCCAATAATTTTACAGTGGACGGCGCTAATTTTAATAATCAATTTGGTATTGGTCAAAATATGCCAGCAAATGGATCTCCAATTTCAATTGATGCTATTGAACAAGTTGTGGTCAATGTGACTCCATTTGATGTTCGTCAATCTGGTTTTACTGGTGCAGCAGTTAATGCTGTAACACGTTCAGGTAGAAATCAATTTTTTGGATCTGCATTTTATACAGGACGTTCAGATCAACAACAAGGTACTCGTGTTAAAGATAAACAAGTTCCTTTCAATGATATGCATGAAAAGCAATATGGTGTTAGTTTAGGGGGACCAATTATTAAGGATAAATTATTCTTCTTTGTCAATTTAGAACAAAATAAAACCACTGAACCAGGGCCAACTAAAATTGCTGATGATGAAAATAATAGAATGTATGGTCAAGGAAATACAAATATTGCAAGACCTACATCTCAATTTATGAACGAGGTTCATGATTATTTAATCTCTAAATATGGTTATGATCCAGGTGCTTATCAAGGGTACTCAAACAAAAGCAATAATGATAAACTATTTGCCAAAATAGATTGGAATATTTCTAATAATCACAAAATTAACTTTAGATATAACCAAGTTAAAGGAAAATCACCTGCTACTATTAGTAACTCTTTTACAGGTTCAGGTGTATCTAACTTAAGTCGTACAGGAACAAATGCATTAAGCTTTAGTAATTCAAACTATTTTCAAGAAACCAATTTATATTCAGGTGTAGTAGAATACACGGGTAAATGGGGAAATACTAATAATACGGTTCGTGTTGCTTATGTCAATCAAAATGAACCTCGTTCTTCAGCTGGAGCAGATTTTCCATTAGTGGATGTTAAAGAAGGTGATAATATTATTACGACTTTTGGTTACGAACCTTTTACTTATGGAAATCTTCGAGATGTAGAAACACTTACTGCATATTGGGATGGTAATTATGCTTTAGGTAAACATGATTTTACTTACGGAGTGCAATATGAAACAAGTAAAACGAAAAATGGTTTCCAACGTTTTGGTGCAGGATATTATCTTTTCAATTCTTGGGATGATTTTGTAAATGGAAATAAACCTGCAAACTACGCTTTAACCTATCCTTTGACAGCAGATGGTTCTCAAGCCTTTCCTTCTTTCCGATTTGATCAATTCTCGTTCTTTGCACAAGATCAGTATACTGTAAACAGTAAATTGAAATTAACAGGAGGTATTCGTTTGGAGTTACCTACCTATCCGGATGTTTCCGAAATGAAAACTCATCCGCTAGTGGCAGATCTAACTTTTGCTAATGGTTTGAAATTGAATACAGGTGCGATGCCGAAATCAAGATTAATGGTTTCTCCTCGTATTGGTTTTAATTACGATGCACTAGGAGATCGTTCATTGATCGTTCGAGGAGGTACTGGTATATTTACAGGTCGTATTCCATTTGTTTGGATTGTTGCTCAATCAGGAGATGCGGGTATGCTTCAAGCAACTAAGATTTTCCAAGCATCGGAAATGCCAAACTTCTCTCCAGATATCAAAGCCAATTATCCTTCAACAATTCCTGAAGCTGGAACAATTATTCCTTCTAATATCTCAGCGATGGATAAAGATCTTAAATTTCCATCTGCTTGGAAATCAAGTTTAGCGGTTGATTATACATTACCTTGGGGAATCCAAGCAACTGTTGAAGCGATCTATAATAAAGATATCAACGCTGTTGTTGCAAAAAATGTAAATTTAGTTGATCCAACTCGTTTAAATATTGCTGGATATAATGACAATAGATATATTTATCCATCAGCAACAGCTGACAAATATATCAATAAATTAACAAGTGCAGGTCAGGTTACACCTGGCGCAACAGGTCGCTTTGATCCAACGTATATGACCAATGCAAACGGAGGTCACTATTATTCCGTTACTTTCCAATTGCAAAAGAACAATTGGAATGGTTTTAATGGATCAATCGCCTACACGCATTCTGGAGCTAAAAACTTTGGTGATGGAGCAGGGGATCAAATTGCTAACCTTTGGTCAATTCCTCCAACAAATACAGGAAATCCAAATGACCCTTCATTAGGCTTTACAACCAATGTTGTTCCTAATCGTTTAGTAGGCATGCTATCTTATAAAAATAATTGGATTGGTAAATTGAATACTGCAATGACGCTATTTTACTCTGGTTCGTCAACTGGAAGAATGAGCTATGTTTATGGTGGTGATTTTAATAGAGATAATAATAGCAACAACAATGATTTAATTTACGTTCCTAAGGATGCATCTGAAATCAATTTCGTTAACATTCCTGCTTCTCAAGCAGGTGCTGGTAAAAATTATGCAGAAGCTTATACTGCCGAACAACAATCTAAAATGTTTTTTGACATGATTGATGGTGATGACTATTTGAAATCACGTAAAGGAAAGTATGCTGAGCGTAATGGTGGTACTATGCCTTGGAGAAATCAATTTGATTTCCGCTTATCACAAGAAATCGTTAAGAATATTGGTGGTGGAAAAAATGGTTTAGAATTCTATTGGGATGTATTTAATATCGGGAATTTGTTTAACTCTTCTTGGGGAATTTACAAATCTTCAAATACCTTGTTGTTAAGACCTCAAAATACGAGTGCACTAACACCTGATGGTACTGTTAAACCGAATTTCCAAATAGGTTACAATAATGGTGATGCAATAAAATCAACAACATATGTTAATGAATCAATAACATCAACATATTATATGCAATTTGGAGTGAAGTTCACTTTCAATTAA
- a CDS encoding prolyl oligopeptidase family serine peptidase, translated as MHIIKHSNNRTSWLLNIILITIFSLFSHFCQAQLKAIKGETSYPFLLNLPDNEKTDKQPIVVFLHGRSLSGTNLDRVKRYGVLYAMDKGQEVPGIIIAPQSKGGWDPDKVMEIVDYVIKNYNADPDRVYVCGMSMGGYGTMDVAGKYPDRIAAAVAICGGGNVKYADNLAQVPLWLQHGNRDRAVPMSESKKIVKAIKKSDPEADVTLTIIPGGTHGSVERLFHHDDIYNWLFKHNRKGS; from the coding sequence ATGCATATTATAAAACATTCTAATAATCGTACTTCTTGGCTTTTGAATATCATTTTAATCACGATATTTAGCCTATTCAGCCACTTTTGTCAAGCACAATTGAAAGCCATAAAAGGTGAAACTTCCTATCCCTTTTTATTAAATTTACCAGATAATGAGAAGACAGATAAACAACCTATTGTGGTATTTTTACATGGTAGAAGCCTTTCGGGAACAAATTTGGATCGTGTAAAGAGATATGGTGTATTATATGCGATGGATAAAGGACAAGAAGTACCAGGGATCATCATTGCACCACAATCGAAAGGTGGGTGGGATCCTGATAAAGTTATGGAGATTGTGGATTATGTGATTAAAAATTACAATGCTGATCCCGATCGAGTATATGTTTGCGGCATGAGCATGGGTGGATATGGAACTATGGATGTTGCTGGTAAATATCCTGATCGGATAGCTGCTGCTGTTGCAATATGTGGTGGTGGAAATGTAAAATATGCCGATAATCTGGCTCAAGTTCCATTATGGCTACAACATGGAAACCGTGATCGCGCTGTCCCTATGTCAGAATCTAAGAAAATAGTTAAAGCGATAAAAAAATCTGATCCTGAGGCAGATGTAACCTTGACCATTATACCTGGAGGCACTCATGGAAGTGTAGAACGTCTCTTTCATCATGATGATATTTATAATTGGCTTTTCAAACATAATAGAAAAGGATCTTAA
- a CDS encoding exonuclease SbcCD subunit D, with the protein MSLKILHTADWHLGKRLDYFSRFEEQKKVLEEIVEIADDQKVDVILIAGDLFDTFNPPVEAIELLYKTLKRLTKNGTRPVIAIAGNHDSPDRVDAPDSLARDCGIIFAGKPNMQFVPYQIENGFEISKGDIGFLEIKFPHIDFPLRLIVTAFANEHRLKEYLGEDEQEGLNEVLAHKWQSLAEQYCDNQGANVLVAHLYMNKRGGAVLEEPEGEKPLRIGFADTVFTDCIPPQIQYTALGHLHRYQEIGGHISPVVYSSSPLCYSFSEAGQGKKVVIVELEPNKEVNYTPIDIQSGKDLVRKRFESLADTIDWLTANQDCLVELTLVSEISLTQAEKKQIEDSHQGIIYLIPEVKSNIALNQEVHVSRRSKSINENFSDYYRYRNNDQLPSEELLALFNEVLGIQKEQEN; encoded by the coding sequence ATGTCACTAAAAATACTACATACAGCTGATTGGCATTTGGGTAAACGACTGGACTATTTTTCCAGATTTGAAGAACAAAAAAAAGTACTGGAAGAGATTGTTGAAATTGCGGATGACCAAAAAGTAGACGTTATCCTTATTGCAGGTGATTTATTTGACACTTTCAATCCTCCTGTCGAAGCGATTGAATTACTCTATAAAACCTTAAAGCGATTAACAAAAAATGGTACAAGACCCGTCATTGCTATTGCAGGTAATCACGATTCCCCTGATCGTGTAGATGCACCCGATAGTTTGGCCAGAGATTGTGGTATTATCTTCGCAGGTAAACCTAATATGCAGTTTGTACCCTATCAAATAGAAAATGGTTTTGAAATCAGCAAAGGTGACATCGGTTTTTTAGAAATCAAATTTCCACATATCGATTTTCCATTGCGATTGATCGTGACAGCATTCGCTAATGAACATCGTCTTAAAGAGTATTTAGGTGAAGATGAACAAGAAGGGCTAAATGAAGTACTAGCACATAAATGGCAATCTTTGGCAGAGCAATATTGCGATAACCAAGGTGCTAATGTGTTAGTGGCACATCTTTATATGAATAAGAGAGGTGGTGCTGTATTGGAAGAACCTGAAGGAGAAAAACCATTACGTATTGGTTTTGCAGATACTGTATTTACAGATTGTATTCCCCCTCAAATTCAGTATACTGCACTGGGGCATTTACATCGTTATCAAGAAATAGGTGGACACATTTCCCCTGTTGTTTATTCCAGCAGTCCACTTTGTTATTCATTTTCGGAAGCTGGACAAGGTAAGAAAGTAGTCATCGTAGAACTAGAACCTAATAAAGAAGTCAACTATACCCCTATTGATATTCAATCCGGCAAAGATTTAGTCCGCAAAAGATTTGAATCGTTGGCAGATACCATTGATTGGTTAACAGCCAATCAAGATTGTTTAGTTGAACTGACACTTGTATCAGAAATCTCTTTAACACAAGCAGAAAAGAAACAAATCGAAGACAGTCATCAGGGAATTATCTATCTCATACCAGAAGTAAAAAGTAATATAGCTTTGAATCAAGAAGTCCATGTCTCTCGGAGAAGTAAAAGTATAAACGAGAACTTTTCAGATTACTATCGCTATAGAAACAACGATCAATTACCATCAGAAGAGTTGTTAGCTTTATTTAATGAAGTTTTAGGTATTCAAAAAGAGCAGGAGAATTAG
- a CDS encoding AAA family ATPase, whose product MLPLYLSIEGLYSYQAKQEIDFTSLTAAGLFGIFGKVGSGKSSILEAITFVLFGNTNRLNNNNRAYNMMNLNSNQLRIEFHFIGKENKKYAFEVSWKRNGKQFEKVTTPIRKAYIFENNEKVPLESTDAEVILGISYKNFNRTVIVPQGQFKEFLELKGSDRSSMMKELFNLDHYDLFYKVAILNKETELKLQNISGAVQTLEDYTEESIAGLLTQLEKEESNLSEVTKQHVQLDQHYQKLLEVQQLYQEIVAKKETFAKLSATQVDIEALKSKIQLFQKVERIFKNSLDNLAKDHKAEIQLQEDIGRAQQQLDTVNNALLAANHKFKQVEDNFNQLDNKKIEVEDLKNIVHFLQLQLDINRDNERLANGQLALQDVEKEILKQQTFIQEKQQEITKLKESRISSSLLISINDWYTKQELYVKSQEELQIDLVAKQKDLQAIRLLFEQENLDPTTWKEKLEQLETTTADRLEKLQEEENKVQVQQQLASYSHALTDGEACPLCGSEHHPHIMQTEDVSIRLNTVKSEKTRALATILEIQQQRQRLIQLATNLSNLQKDVDVNAIKLKTVSVDLDHHLKQFTWSTFQPHDREAFDQWRLQAAAVEQNCTTAETALTLFLNELEELKIKKEKYNKGLNNIALSKSAFEGSAASHQLLIKRLNLSDFKQFPIPNIENKIVQSLQSITHIEQEYKKLSDEINHLNITVATHSTTSKTLEMQLSTMQLKIESQQKLIAELLNEYSFESVYTVQQILQQQFDLDKEEARIRQFEEQFTGLKVALEQLEEKLKQETVDISQIAIVKQELQQAKEVKEKLIGQLQSLKDQLLVSQKRYAEKMQLQSEFGELTIRSKNLTVLSNLFKGNGFVDYISTQYLEDLCQIANQRFERLTRGHLKLMINQDNDFEVIDHLNGGKSRSVKTLSGGQFFQASLCLALALAESTRSLNQNEKNFFFIDEGFGTQDTDAVHLIFETLNTLHKENRIVGVISHVDELQERIPTAIKVTKDEEKGSLITRNF is encoded by the coding sequence ATGTTGCCATTATATCTATCAATTGAAGGATTGTATTCCTATCAAGCCAAACAGGAAATTGATTTCACAAGCTTAACTGCTGCAGGCTTATTCGGCATTTTTGGGAAAGTAGGTTCAGGAAAATCTTCTATACTTGAAGCCATTACCTTTGTTTTATTTGGAAATACAAATCGTCTCAATAACAACAATAGAGCTTACAATATGATGAATCTGAATTCCAATCAATTGCGGATTGAATTTCATTTTATTGGTAAGGAAAACAAAAAATATGCATTTGAAGTATCATGGAAGAGAAATGGTAAGCAATTTGAAAAAGTGACAACTCCTATCCGGAAAGCTTATATTTTTGAAAATAATGAAAAAGTGCCATTAGAAAGTACTGATGCTGAAGTAATTCTAGGTATCTCATACAAAAACTTTAATCGTACAGTCATTGTACCACAGGGACAGTTTAAAGAGTTTCTTGAGCTGAAAGGTTCAGATCGTTCCAGTATGATGAAAGAGCTCTTCAATCTGGATCATTATGACCTCTTCTATAAAGTTGCTATACTCAATAAAGAAACTGAGCTGAAACTTCAAAATATTTCAGGGGCAGTTCAAACATTGGAAGATTATACGGAGGAAAGTATTGCAGGATTGCTCACGCAATTGGAGAAAGAAGAAAGTAATCTCAGCGAGGTAACGAAGCAGCATGTACAATTGGATCAGCACTATCAGAAGTTGTTAGAAGTACAGCAGCTCTACCAAGAGATTGTGGCAAAGAAAGAGACTTTTGCTAAGCTAAGCGCAACGCAAGTTGATATTGAAGCACTAAAAAGTAAGATTCAATTATTCCAAAAAGTCGAACGTATTTTTAAGAATTCACTTGATAATTTAGCAAAAGATCATAAAGCAGAGATACAGTTGCAAGAAGATATAGGTCGTGCACAACAACAGCTGGATACAGTCAATAATGCCTTATTAGCAGCAAATCATAAATTCAAACAGGTTGAAGACAACTTCAATCAGCTTGATAATAAAAAAATCGAAGTAGAAGATCTAAAAAATATTGTCCATTTCTTGCAATTGCAACTTGATATCAACAGGGACAATGAACGATTAGCTAATGGACAGCTTGCTCTTCAAGATGTCGAGAAAGAAATTTTAAAACAACAAACCTTTATTCAGGAAAAACAACAAGAAATCACAAAGTTAAAAGAAAGCCGCATTTCAAGTAGCCTACTGATTTCCATTAATGATTGGTACACGAAGCAAGAATTATATGTCAAGAGCCAGGAAGAATTACAGATTGATTTAGTCGCTAAACAAAAAGATCTTCAAGCTATTCGACTTTTATTTGAACAAGAGAATCTGGATCCGACAACCTGGAAAGAAAAACTTGAGCAATTGGAAACTACTACGGCCGATCGATTGGAAAAACTGCAGGAGGAAGAAAACAAAGTGCAGGTACAACAACAGTTGGCCAGCTATTCTCATGCGTTGACAGATGGTGAAGCATGCCCATTATGTGGTTCAGAGCATCATCCTCATATCATGCAGACTGAAGACGTTTCTATACGATTAAATACCGTGAAATCCGAAAAAACGAGGGCACTTGCGACAATACTTGAAATACAGCAACAGAGACAGCGACTTATTCAACTAGCAACAAACTTATCTAACTTACAAAAAGATGTGGATGTAAATGCAATAAAGTTGAAGACTGTTTCTGTGGACTTAGATCATCACCTCAAACAATTTACATGGAGCACATTTCAGCCTCATGACCGCGAAGCATTTGATCAGTGGAGACTACAAGCGGCAGCAGTAGAACAGAACTGTACAACCGCAGAAACAGCTTTAACATTATTCCTAAATGAACTCGAAGAACTAAAGATAAAAAAAGAAAAATACAACAAAGGATTAAACAACATTGCCCTATCAAAATCGGCGTTCGAAGGCAGTGCCGCTAGTCATCAGCTATTGATCAAACGGCTAAATCTATCAGATTTCAAGCAATTCCCTATTCCTAATATCGAAAACAAAATTGTACAATCACTTCAATCAATAACACATATTGAACAGGAATACAAGAAGTTGTCAGATGAAATAAATCATTTAAATATTACGGTAGCAACACATTCAACGACAAGTAAAACCTTAGAGATGCAGCTAAGTACTATGCAATTAAAAATTGAATCTCAACAAAAATTAATTGCCGAATTATTGAATGAATATAGTTTTGAATCTGTTTACACTGTGCAGCAAATCTTGCAACAGCAATTTGACCTAGATAAAGAGGAAGCACGCATCAGGCAATTTGAAGAGCAATTTACAGGATTGAAAGTAGCTTTGGAACAATTAGAAGAAAAGCTCAAACAGGAAACCGTCGATATCTCTCAAATAGCAATTGTAAAACAGGAATTACAACAAGCTAAAGAAGTAAAAGAAAAATTGATCGGTCAATTACAATCGTTGAAAGATCAACTCTTGGTCTCACAAAAAAGATATGCTGAAAAAATGCAGTTGCAAAGCGAATTTGGGGAATTGACAATCAGAAGTAAAAATTTAACTGTCCTTTCAAACCTATTTAAGGGAAATGGCTTTGTCGATTATATATCTACCCAATATCTCGAAGATTTATGTCAGATTGCAAATCAAAGATTCGAACGATTGACAAGAGGTCATCTCAAATTGATGATCAATCAAGATAATGACTTTGAAGTAATTGATCATCTCAATGGAGGTAAATCACGATCTGTCAAAACATTATCTGGAGGACAATTTTTCCAAGCATCTTTGTGCCTAGCTTTGGCTTTAGCAGAAAGTACACGTAGTTTAAATCAAAATGAAAAGAATTTCTTTTTTATAGATGAAGGATTTGGCACACAGGATACTGACGCCGTTCATCTTATTTTTGAGACTTTAAATACGCTACATAAAGAGAACCGTATAGTTGGTGTTATCTCTCATGTAGATGAATTGCAAGAACGAATTCCGACTGCTATAAAAGTGACTAAAGATGAAGAAAAAGGGAGTTTGATAACGCGTAATTTTTAA
- a CDS encoding DUF937 domain-containing protein, with translation MTDLITGGLGNQIAAGLAKKLGIDESKATWILAIAVPLIAGAIKYNQSKGDSSQAKGFADALDTKHTGEILNNVDQVIDQGPTEDGNKIVQHIFGANTDYVAQGLSQKSGFSSAQITGVLATLAPIVMGYLGKEKANATNTGASNPLGDLLGGFLGGNSGAAVSGGIGDLIGNLLGGEKKEEQQQPAETSGGLTDLVSDFFDKNKDGSAIDDIVGMFAKK, from the coding sequence ATGACAGATTTAATAACTGGCGGTTTGGGTAATCAAATTGCTGCTGGTTTGGCCAAAAAATTAGGCATTGATGAAAGTAAAGCCACTTGGATTTTAGCGATTGCAGTTCCTTTAATAGCAGGAGCAATCAAATATAACCAAAGTAAAGGCGATAGTAGCCAAGCAAAAGGTTTTGCTGATGCTTTGGACACAAAACATACAGGTGAAATTCTAAATAATGTTGACCAAGTAATTGACCAAGGACCAACAGAAGATGGTAATAAAATTGTTCAACATATTTTTGGTGCTAATACCGATTATGTAGCGCAAGGTTTGTCTCAAAAAAGCGGTTTTAGCAGTGCACAGATTACAGGTGTCCTAGCTACTTTAGCACCTATTGTTATGGGATATTTAGGTAAAGAGAAAGCAAACGCAACAAACACGGGAGCAAGTAATCCTTTAGGAGATCTCCTTGGAGGCTTTTTAGGAGGAAATTCAGGTGCTGCTGTTTCAGGTGGAATTGGTGATTTGATCGGAAATCTTCTTGGAGGAGAAAAGAAAGAGGAGCAACAACAACCTGCAGAAACTTCTGGAGGTTTAACAGACCTAGTTTCTGATTTCTTTGATAAGAATAAAGATGGTAGTGCAATCGATGATATCGTGGGCATGTTTGCTAAAAAATAA
- a CDS encoding M48 family metallopeptidase, translated as MKKVFKYTSMLMIGATLASCSTVPITGRKQLSLVSDSQIQEQAASSYKEFLNSSKTKVITGTSQATLVKKVGNKLAVAVNQYLTQQGLADQFNFNWEFNLVQSDEINAWCMPGGKVAVYSGILPVTQNETGLATVMGHEIAHAIARHSMEQMSRQYATQALGSVLGAATSGSSYAGIINGAYGLGGQLTSLKYSRGNESEADRMGLVIMAMAGYNPSEAVKFWERMSSGGAKGTPEFLSTHPSDARRISDIQKLLPEALKYYKK; from the coding sequence ATGAAAAAGGTTTTTAAATATACGAGTATGCTAATGATTGGGGCTACATTAGCATCTTGTTCTACTGTTCCTATTACAGGACGTAAGCAGTTAAGTTTGGTTAGCGATAGCCAAATTCAAGAACAAGCAGCCTCTTCTTATAAAGAGTTTTTAAATTCTTCTAAAACTAAAGTAATTACAGGTACCAGTCAGGCAACTTTAGTAAAAAAGGTAGGCAATAAATTAGCAGTAGCTGTTAATCAATATTTAACACAACAAGGATTAGCTGATCAATTTAATTTCAATTGGGAATTTAATCTTGTTCAAAGTGATGAAATTAATGCTTGGTGTATGCCAGGTGGTAAAGTTGCCGTTTATTCAGGTATTCTTCCAGTTACACAAAATGAGACTGGATTAGCGACTGTAATGGGGCATGAGATTGCACATGCTATTGCAAGACACTCTATGGAGCAAATGTCAAGACAGTATGCAACACAAGCACTAGGAAGTGTGCTTGGAGCTGCGACTTCGGGCAGTAGTTATGCAGGAATCATTAATGGTGCGTATGGTCTCGGAGGACAATTAACGTCTTTAAAATATTCAAGAGGGAATGAGTCTGAAGCTGATCGTATGGGACTCGTGATTATGGCAATGGCTGGTTACAATCCTAGTGAAGCCGTTAAGTTTTGGGAACGTATGTCTAGTGGGGGAGCAAAAGGAACTCCTGAGTTTTTAAGTACCCACCCAAGTGATGCTAGACGTATTTCAGATATTCAAAAATTGCTTCCTGAAGCATTAAAATATTATAAAAAATAA
- the plsY gene encoding glycerol-3-phosphate 1-O-acyltransferase PlsY has translation MISIYLVSAVILAYLFGSIPTAVWFGQAFYDVDVREYGSGNAGATNTFRVLGPKAGAVVMFVDIFKGWTSTNLAYLIESGQSTSNIQFVNYQLALGVIAVLGHLFPIFAGFRGGKGVATLFGMILAIHAPAALLCVSVFIIVVLTTHYVSLSSIMAGFTFPFSIAVIFKTSIPSVLLYGIAICVLILITHQKNIERLLKGHESKVYLFKRKKKF, from the coding sequence ATGATTTCTATTTATTTAGTAAGTGCGGTAATACTAGCTTATTTATTTGGCTCAATTCCTACAGCTGTGTGGTTTGGACAGGCATTTTATGATGTCGACGTAAGGGAGTATGGTAGTGGAAATGCAGGTGCAACGAATACTTTTCGTGTTTTAGGACCTAAAGCAGGTGCTGTGGTCATGTTCGTGGACATTTTTAAAGGTTGGACGTCTACGAATTTAGCTTATTTAATAGAATCTGGACAAAGTACAAGCAATATCCAATTTGTAAACTATCAATTAGCATTGGGTGTGATTGCTGTTTTAGGGCATTTATTTCCCATATTTGCTGGCTTTAGGGGTGGTAAAGGAGTAGCAACCTTATTTGGGATGATTTTGGCTATTCATGCTCCTGCAGCTTTATTATGTGTTTCTGTCTTCATTATAGTTGTATTAACCACTCATTATGTATCACTAAGTTCCATCATGGCTGGTTTTACTTTTCCATTTAGTATAGCTGTTATTTTTAAAACATCAATCCCTTCGGTTTTACTATATGGTATTGCCATCTGCGTCCTCATCTTAATTACACATCAGAAAAATATCGAACGATTATTAAAAGGACATGAATCTAAAGTTTATCTTTTCAAAAGGAAAAAGAAATTTTAG